In a genomic window of Amycolatopsis japonica:
- a CDS encoding cytochrome P450 has translation MTTTDTEFVAYPFNEDAGLELNEAYAAARATKGMLRVRLPHGEPAWLATRYADARFVLGDRRFSRAMAAEKDEPRMAPGRRPGGILSMDPPDHTRLRTLVAKAFTMRRVELLRPRVAELAAGLIEDMKAKGQPADLVEDYALPIPVAVICELLGVPVEDRPKFRVWSDAALSTSPLTTEEMMANQDELRAYMHVLVEQHRAEPQDDLMTALIEARDVRDRLSELELVDMCIGILIAGHETTASQIPNFVYALLEQPEQLARLRADLDLIPAAVEELLRFVPLGAGAGFARYATEDIQVGDVLVKEGEPVMVAIGAANRDGLQFTSAETLEFGREANPHLGFGHGVHHCLGAPLARLELQEALKALLRDLPGLHLDGDIVWKTQMLVRGPRSMPIGW, from the coding sequence ATGACCACCACAGACACCGAATTCGTCGCCTATCCCTTCAACGAGGACGCCGGCCTCGAACTCAACGAGGCGTACGCGGCGGCACGCGCCACCAAGGGCATGCTCCGCGTCCGGCTCCCGCACGGTGAGCCGGCGTGGCTCGCCACCCGGTACGCCGACGCCCGTTTCGTGCTGGGCGACCGTCGGTTCTCCCGGGCGATGGCGGCGGAGAAGGACGAGCCGCGGATGGCGCCCGGCAGGCGCCCAGGCGGGATCCTGAGCATGGACCCGCCGGATCACACCCGCTTGCGCACGCTGGTCGCGAAGGCGTTCACCATGCGCCGCGTGGAACTGCTGCGTCCGCGCGTCGCCGAGCTGGCGGCCGGTCTGATAGAGGACATGAAGGCCAAGGGACAGCCCGCGGATCTGGTCGAGGACTACGCGCTGCCGATCCCGGTCGCGGTGATCTGCGAACTGCTCGGCGTCCCCGTCGAGGACCGGCCGAAGTTCCGCGTGTGGAGCGACGCCGCGTTGTCCACCAGCCCGCTGACCACCGAAGAGATGATGGCCAACCAGGACGAGCTGCGGGCGTACATGCACGTGCTCGTCGAGCAGCATCGCGCCGAGCCGCAGGACGATCTGATGACCGCGCTGATCGAGGCGCGCGACGTCCGCGACCGGCTGAGCGAGCTGGAACTGGTCGACATGTGCATCGGCATCCTGATCGCCGGGCACGAGACCACCGCCAGCCAGATCCCCAACTTCGTCTACGCCCTGCTCGAACAGCCGGAGCAGCTCGCCCGTCTGCGCGCGGACCTGGACCTGATCCCGGCCGCGGTGGAGGAACTGCTGCGGTTCGTCCCGCTGGGGGCCGGAGCCGGATTCGCCCGCTACGCCACCGAAGACATCCAAGTGGGTGACGTACTGGTGAAGGAGGGCGAGCCGGTGATGGTCGCGATCGGCGCCGCCAACCGGGACGGGCTCCAGTTCACGTCGGCGGAAACCCTCGAATTCGGCAGGGAAGCCAATCCCCACCTCGGTTTCGGGCACGGCGTGCACCACTGCCTCGGCGCTCCGCTGGCCAGGCTCGAACTGCAGGAGGCGTTGAAGGCGTTGCTGCGAGACCTCCCCGGGCTGCACCTCGACGGCGATATCGTGTGGAAGACCCAGATGCTGGTGCGGGGCCCCCGCTCCATGCCGATCGGATGGTGA
- a CDS encoding TetR/AcrR family transcriptional regulator, with protein sequence MTEEPQVRKRDAAATRAALLDAAAALFAERGFDRTTVRDIAKLAGANQALLFRYFGSKDALFEEVLARGGREQIATTPPDELLGTALRSMLESDTGRDRTLDAYLRSTGHDSAAAAVRRQLGEEYAKVLATLSDADDAELRADLVLAWLLGIGLVRDITGKEPLASADPDDVCRLVLGAARTLLERSG encoded by the coding sequence ATGACGGAAGAACCGCAGGTCCGCAAGCGCGACGCGGCCGCGACCAGGGCGGCCCTGCTCGACGCGGCGGCGGCTCTCTTCGCCGAGCGCGGCTTCGACCGGACGACCGTGCGCGACATCGCGAAACTCGCCGGTGCCAACCAGGCCCTGCTGTTCCGCTACTTCGGGTCGAAGGACGCGCTGTTCGAGGAGGTCCTGGCGCGCGGCGGACGCGAGCAGATCGCCACCACCCCACCGGACGAACTGCTCGGGACGGCGTTGCGCAGCATGCTGGAATCCGACACCGGCCGCGACCGCACCCTCGACGCGTACCTGCGCTCGACCGGGCACGACAGCGCCGCGGCCGCGGTCCGGCGGCAGCTCGGCGAGGAGTACGCGAAGGTGCTCGCCACGTTGAGCGACGCCGACGACGCGGAACTGCGGGCCGACCTCGTCCTCGCCTGGCTGCTCGGGATCGGCCTGGTCCGCGACATCACCGGCAAGGAACCGCTGGCCAGCGCGGATCCCGACGACGTCTGCCGTCTGGTGCTCGGCGCGGCGCGGACCCTGCTGGAGCGCAGCGGGTAA
- a CDS encoding phosphotransferase family protein: MITFPPAGTEAEFDALTRQDLLPAVRSLGFGEAVPFTEGSLPVYAVGDDLVLKLFPPVHLGELPTERTMLEVLHGKLPIPTPAVHDAGERDGWGYVLMERLRGETLKDAWPQLSTEDKHRLAPELGEALAALHSLRDPRLDVLGPPDWAAFVAGQRAKVVEHHRRTGLDESWIAQIPAFLDSVEPGSPPVVPLHTEFMRDHLMVTHDGGRPRLSGLFDFEPAMRGAAEYDFVAVGLFVSGGDKDFLRRLLTGYGVEPDEDFSRRCLAYALLHVYSNFTWYLGVLPAPEEPTLESLSRAWW, encoded by the coding sequence GTGATCACGTTCCCGCCCGCCGGTACCGAAGCCGAGTTCGACGCGCTGACCAGGCAAGACCTGCTCCCCGCCGTGAGGTCGCTCGGCTTCGGCGAAGCCGTCCCGTTCACCGAGGGCTCTCTGCCGGTCTACGCGGTCGGCGACGATCTGGTCCTCAAGCTGTTCCCGCCGGTGCATCTCGGCGAACTCCCCACCGAGCGGACGATGCTCGAAGTCCTGCACGGGAAGTTGCCGATCCCGACCCCCGCCGTGCACGACGCCGGCGAGCGGGACGGCTGGGGTTACGTGCTCATGGAACGCCTGCGCGGCGAGACATTGAAGGACGCCTGGCCACAACTGTCCACAGAGGACAAACATCGGCTCGCGCCCGAACTCGGCGAGGCGCTGGCCGCCCTGCATTCGCTGCGCGACCCTCGGCTCGACGTCCTCGGCCCGCCGGACTGGGCCGCGTTCGTCGCCGGACAACGCGCGAAGGTCGTCGAGCACCACCGGCGGACCGGGCTCGACGAAAGCTGGATCGCGCAGATCCCGGCGTTCCTCGATTCCGTCGAGCCGGGCAGCCCGCCGGTCGTCCCGCTGCACACCGAATTCATGCGCGACCACCTCATGGTCACTCACGACGGCGGCCGTCCGCGCCTGAGCGGGCTCTTCGATTTCGAACCGGCCATGCGGGGCGCGGCCGAGTACGACTTCGTCGCCGTGGGCCTGTTCGTTTCCGGCGGCGACAAGGATTTCCTGCGGCGGCTGCTCACCGGATACGGCGTCGAGCCGGACGAAGACTTCTCCCGGCGCTGCCTGGCATACGCGCTTTTGCACGTATACAGCAACTTCACCTGGTACCTCGGTGTTCTCCCCGCGCCGGAGGAACCCACGCTGGAAAGCCTCAGCCGCGCCTGGTGGTAG
- a CDS encoding cytochrome P450, with translation MTATYPAAKDDPATPMGAIYAEYPPMSRVVFPSGCEGWLVTRYEDVRLIFSDTRFSRNLLAPGAPCLIEPGDFSTGEHSILNMDPPDHTRLRKLTAQAFTVRRIAGLRPRIQQIADTLLRAMAEHGPPVDLVEMFAFPLPTAVMCEILGVPYEGRERFRQWSRVIVTPMAYSPADVAQARRDGADDMAALVAVKRETPGEDLLSVLVHARDEDGDRLTEAELIDLATQLLLAGHETTVSLIATGIVLLAGHPDQLAALRSDPSLTEGAVEEIMRFDGPADASLLRVALEDVELSAGPVRRGEAVLAHTGAANRDEAAFPGASRFDIRRRNAPQLGFGHGLHFCLGAALARLEGEIAFRTLLDGLPGLDLAVPASAIAWRPPLSIRGPEAVPVTWATTRRG, from the coding sequence ATGACAGCCACCTATCCCGCGGCGAAGGACGACCCCGCGACCCCGATGGGCGCGATCTACGCCGAATATCCGCCGATGTCCCGGGTCGTCTTCCCCAGCGGCTGCGAAGGCTGGCTGGTGACCCGGTACGAAGACGTCCGCCTGATCTTCTCGGACACTCGGTTCTCCCGGAACCTGCTCGCCCCGGGCGCGCCGTGTCTCATCGAACCGGGTGATTTCTCCACCGGCGAGCACAGCATCCTCAACATGGACCCGCCGGATCACACGCGCCTGCGGAAGCTGACGGCGCAGGCCTTCACCGTCCGCCGGATCGCCGGGCTCCGGCCGCGGATCCAGCAGATCGCCGACACGCTCCTGCGGGCGATGGCCGAGCACGGTCCGCCGGTGGATCTCGTGGAGATGTTCGCCTTCCCACTGCCCACCGCGGTCATGTGCGAAATCCTCGGCGTCCCTTACGAAGGCAGGGAACGGTTCCGCCAATGGTCGCGGGTGATCGTCACGCCGATGGCGTACAGCCCGGCGGATGTGGCGCAGGCCCGGCGTGACGGGGCGGACGACATGGCGGCGCTCGTCGCCGTCAAACGGGAGACGCCGGGGGAGGACCTGCTGAGCGTCCTCGTGCACGCTCGCGACGAGGACGGCGACCGGCTCACCGAGGCCGAGCTGATCGATCTCGCCACCCAGCTCCTGCTCGCCGGGCACGAGACCACGGTCAGCCTGATCGCGACCGGGATCGTGCTGCTGGCGGGACATCCGGATCAGCTCGCCGCGCTGCGCTCCGATCCGAGCCTGACGGAAGGCGCGGTCGAGGAGATCATGCGGTTCGACGGACCGGCCGACGCGTCGCTGCTCCGGGTCGCGCTGGAAGACGTCGAACTGAGCGCCGGCCCGGTCCGGCGCGGTGAGGCGGTGCTGGCGCATACCGGCGCGGCGAACCGCGACGAAGCCGCCTTTCCCGGTGCGTCCCGGTTCGACATCCGGCGGCGGAACGCGCCGCAACTCGGCTTCGGACACGGCCTCCACTTCTGCCTCGGCGCTGCCCTGGCCCGCCTCGAAGGGGAGATCGCGTTCCGGACCCTGCTCGACGGGCTCCCGGGACTGGATCTCGCGGTTCCCGCCTCGGCCATCGCCTGGCGTCCGCCGCTTTCGATCCGCGGCCCGGAGGCGGTGCCCGTGACCTGGGCTACCACCAGGCGCGGCTGA
- a CDS encoding TetR/AcrR family transcriptional regulator yields the protein MKRKLAREDWADAALEALCEGGVAAIAVEPIAAKLGTTKGSFYWHFANRDALVEAAVRRWAEQHTEALITLLDGISDPVRRLRELFELVFGAKDERAELALLAHAGDPVIGPLLADVTARRVEFIVRCFREMDCPETEARHRALLAYTAFVGLIQAQRASGGALLSATERPAYLEFLRGIITR from the coding sequence GTGAAACGGAAGCTCGCGCGGGAAGATTGGGCGGACGCGGCGCTCGAAGCGCTGTGCGAAGGCGGCGTCGCCGCGATCGCCGTCGAGCCCATCGCGGCGAAACTCGGGACGACGAAAGGCAGTTTCTACTGGCATTTCGCGAATCGGGACGCGCTGGTCGAGGCCGCCGTGCGCCGGTGGGCCGAACAGCACACCGAGGCGCTCATCACGTTGCTGGACGGGATTTCGGATCCGGTCCGAAGGCTGCGTGAACTCTTCGAACTCGTCTTCGGCGCGAAGGACGAGCGGGCCGAGCTGGCCTTGCTCGCCCACGCGGGCGACCCCGTGATCGGCCCGCTGCTCGCCGACGTCACCGCACGGCGCGTCGAGTTCATCGTCCGCTGCTTCCGTGAGATGGACTGCCCGGAAACCGAGGCCCGCCATCGCGCTTTGCTGGCGTACACGGCTTTCGTCGGGTTGATCCAGGCGCAGCGGGCGAGCGGCGGCGCACTGCTGTCCGCCACGGAACGCCCGGCCTATCTGGAGTTCCTGCGCGGGATTATCACCCGGTGA
- a CDS encoding SRPBCC family protein, giving the protein MPFGSPANWGATTEERRRAQPADTLLDGPVARFDRAVTVRAPAALAYRWLCQISVAPYSYDLLDNRGRRSPGTLTPGADELAPGDTLIVFELTEVDRGHSLTGRTFAKSEKLFGPVAATYSVEPIDETSCRMLCRIVVTSAGFGGRLKEFLLGWGDLVMMRKQLLTLKKYAERDARLGHVS; this is encoded by the coding sequence ATGCCCTTCGGATCACCCGCGAACTGGGGCGCGACCACGGAAGAACGCCGCCGCGCGCAGCCGGCGGACACCCTGCTCGACGGCCCGGTCGCGCGGTTCGACCGCGCGGTCACCGTGCGGGCGCCCGCCGCGCTCGCCTACCGCTGGCTCTGTCAGATCTCGGTCGCGCCCTACAGCTACGACCTGCTCGACAACCGGGGACGCCGCAGCCCCGGCACCCTCACCCCCGGCGCCGACGAACTCGCTCCCGGCGACACGCTGATCGTGTTCGAACTGACCGAGGTCGACCGCGGGCACAGCCTCACCGGGCGGACCTTCGCCAAGTCCGAGAAGCTGTTCGGCCCGGTCGCCGCCACGTATTCGGTCGAGCCGATCGACGAGACGTCCTGTCGCATGCTGTGCCGCATCGTCGTGACCTCCGCGGGGTTCGGCGGACGCCTCAAGGAGTTCCTGCTCGGCTGGGGCGACCTGGTCATGATGCGGAAACAGCTGCTGACGTTGAAGAAGTACGCCGAACGGGACGCGCGGCTCGGTCACGTCTCGTAA
- a CDS encoding FAD-binding and (Fe-S)-binding domain-containing protein, producing the protein MEILADAATLALYTTDASNYRHVPKGVVLPRSVDEVIEAVAACRRAGLPVIARGGGTSVAGNSCGPGVVIDTSRHLGGVLDLDPEARTARVSPGTVLDDLQRLAAPHGLRFGPDPSTHSRCTIGGMIGNNACGSHSVAWGRTVDVVRELDVLLYDGTRLTVGPTSPSEVDARAAEPGTGGRVFSELRALVRDNLALLRTELSSFSRRVSGYGLEHLLPENGFDVAKALVGSEGTCVTVLEATVSLARLPERKVLAVLGFESDIAAADAVPAILPWSPLTVEGVDADLVALLEPGRADGLPPGGAWLFVEMADPDQARGLIDGLRGALTGSALLDDAAAQKRLWRIREEGAGLATRLAGGEEAWPGWEDAAVPPERLGAYLREFKQLMREHGRKSVVYGHYGEGCLHLRLDFDLLSPRGIAGFRSFLEEAADLVAAHGGSLSGEHGDGQARSELLSRMYSPEILALFARFKGIFDPAGMMNPGILVNPRPVDADLRVRRAPLELEDVTALAYPEDQGSFGQAMRRCVGVGKCRNTTGAGVMCPSYRATREEKHSTRGRAHLLAEMVNGELITDGWHSEEVAEALDLCLSCKGCLSDCPVDVDMATYKAEFLHQHHKGRIRPASHYSMGWLPVWLRAASFAPRLANTLSRRFSGLLKKFGGIAPERDLPTFATAPFTRRRADLKRWATGSRPVVLWPDSFNNYLTPDVLDAAAEVLTAAGYDVVLPDRGVCCGLTWVSTGQLDVAKNVLRRTLSVLEPYLRSGYLVAGLEPSCTALFRGDLPALLPGDPVAELLAERTRTFAELVEDSPLEFRSLDVEALSQVHCHQHAVLGFDADEAAMRAAGIHNSTMDSGCCGLAGNFGFERGHYDVSVACAEDRMLPAIRAAAEGTEVVADGFSCRTQIEQLDGRRALHLAELLRRALP; encoded by the coding sequence GTGGAGATCCTGGCCGACGCCGCGACACTGGCGCTGTACACGACCGATGCCTCCAACTACCGGCACGTGCCGAAGGGTGTGGTGCTGCCGCGGAGCGTCGACGAAGTGATCGAGGCCGTCGCCGCCTGCCGCCGGGCCGGGCTGCCGGTGATCGCCCGCGGCGGCGGCACCAGCGTCGCGGGCAACTCGTGCGGGCCTGGCGTCGTGATCGACACTTCGCGTCATCTCGGCGGGGTGCTCGACCTCGACCCGGAGGCGCGCACGGCGAGGGTCTCCCCGGGCACCGTCCTCGACGATCTCCAGCGGCTCGCCGCGCCGCACGGGCTCCGGTTCGGCCCCGACCCGTCGACGCATTCTCGCTGCACGATCGGCGGGATGATCGGCAACAACGCCTGCGGTTCGCATTCGGTGGCCTGGGGCCGCACGGTCGACGTCGTCCGCGAACTGGACGTGCTGCTCTACGACGGCACGCGGCTGACCGTCGGGCCGACCTCACCGTCCGAAGTGGACGCCCGAGCGGCCGAACCCGGAACCGGAGGGCGGGTCTTCTCCGAGTTGCGCGCGCTGGTCCGGGACAATCTGGCGTTGCTGCGCACCGAACTGTCCTCCTTCAGCAGGCGGGTCTCCGGGTACGGGCTGGAACACCTGTTGCCGGAGAATGGTTTCGACGTCGCCAAGGCTTTGGTCGGCAGTGAGGGCACCTGTGTCACCGTGCTGGAGGCGACGGTCTCGCTCGCCCGGCTGCCGGAACGCAAGGTGCTCGCGGTGCTCGGCTTCGAATCCGACATCGCCGCGGCCGACGCCGTCCCGGCGATCCTGCCGTGGTCGCCGCTGACCGTCGAGGGTGTCGACGCGGACCTCGTCGCCCTACTGGAGCCCGGTCGTGCCGACGGCCTGCCGCCCGGTGGCGCCTGGCTGTTCGTCGAAATGGCCGACCCGGACCAGGCCCGCGGGCTGATCGACGGGCTCCGCGGCGCGCTGACCGGATCCGCGCTGCTGGACGACGCGGCCGCGCAGAAGCGGCTGTGGCGGATCCGGGAGGAGGGCGCCGGTCTCGCGACCCGGCTCGCCGGAGGTGAGGAAGCCTGGCCCGGCTGGGAGGACGCGGCCGTGCCGCCCGAGCGGTTGGGCGCCTACTTGCGGGAGTTCAAGCAGCTCATGCGCGAGCACGGGCGCAAGAGCGTCGTCTACGGCCATTACGGCGAGGGCTGTCTGCATTTGCGGCTGGACTTCGATCTGCTCTCACCGCGAGGGATCGCCGGATTCCGGTCGTTCCTGGAGGAGGCGGCGGACCTGGTCGCCGCGCACGGCGGCTCGCTGTCGGGGGAGCACGGCGACGGCCAGGCGCGTTCGGAACTGCTGTCCCGGATGTACAGTCCCGAGATCCTCGCGCTTTTCGCGCGGTTCAAGGGGATCTTCGATCCGGCGGGCATGATGAACCCCGGCATCCTGGTGAACCCCAGGCCGGTCGACGCCGATCTCCGTGTCCGGCGCGCGCCGCTGGAGCTCGAAGACGTCACCGCGCTCGCGTACCCGGAGGACCAGGGGAGCTTCGGGCAGGCGATGCGGCGTTGCGTCGGCGTCGGGAAATGCCGCAACACCACCGGGGCGGGCGTGATGTGCCCGAGTTACCGCGCCACGCGCGAGGAGAAACATTCGACGCGGGGCCGCGCGCATCTGCTCGCCGAGATGGTGAACGGCGAACTGATCACCGACGGCTGGCACTCCGAGGAAGTCGCCGAGGCGCTGGATCTCTGTCTGTCGTGCAAGGGCTGTCTGTCCGATTGCCCGGTCGACGTCGACATGGCGACCTACAAGGCGGAATTCCTGCACCAGCACCACAAAGGACGGATCCGCCCGGCGTCGCACTATTCGATGGGCTGGCTGCCGGTGTGGCTGCGCGCGGCGTCGTTCGCGCCCCGGCTGGCGAACACGCTGTCGCGCCGGTTCTCCGGACTGCTGAAGAAGTTCGGCGGGATCGCGCCGGAACGGGATCTGCCGACGTTCGCGACGGCGCCGTTCACCCGGCGGCGTGCGGATCTCAAACGCTGGGCGACCGGCTCCCGGCCCGTGGTGCTGTGGCCCGACTCCTTCAACAACTACCTGACGCCGGACGTCCTCGACGCCGCGGCCGAGGTGCTCACCGCCGCGGGCTACGACGTCGTCCTGCCCGATCGCGGTGTCTGCTGCGGCCTCACCTGGGTGTCGACCGGGCAGCTCGACGTCGCAAAGAACGTGTTGCGCCGCACGCTTTCCGTGCTCGAACCGTACCTGCGGTCGGGGTATCTGGTGGCCGGGCTGGAGCCGAGCTGCACGGCCCTCTTCCGCGGAGACCTCCCGGCGCTGCTCCCCGGCGACCCGGTGGCGGAACTGCTCGCCGAACGAACCAGGACCTTCGCCGAACTCGTCGAGGATTCGCCGCTCGAATTCCGCTCGCTGGACGTCGAGGCGCTCAGCCAGGTGCACTGTCACCAGCACGCCGTGCTCGGCTTCGACGCCGACGAGGCCGCCATGCGCGCCGCGGGTATCCACAATTCCACAATGGACTCCGGCTGCTGTGGATTGGCGGGCAACTTCGGTTTCGAGCGCGGGCACTACGACGTTTCCGTCGCTTGCGCCGAAGACCGCATGCTGCCCGCGATCCGCGCCGCGGCCGAGGGCACCGAAGTGGTCGCGGACGGCTTCAGCTGCCGGACGCAGATCGAGCAGCTCGACGGGCGGCGGGCTTTGCACCTGGCCGAACTGTTAAGGCGCGCGCTGCCCTAG
- a CDS encoding GAF domain-containing sensor histidine kinase, translating to MTARRHAAEELAAEHSAVLGGLLREREELLATLDRVAALNGTARLIRESIGTHSGFVAELAGPEQAVIRWMSGTRTDALQDLAVPIGQGIGGRVLALGRPVRVNDYVSSPSITHQFDAQVRGEGLAAMIAVPIVSGTETVAIAYAAMRERRDFGDDAVQSLEDIATEAGRALKLASVAEADRETALSAERLRMQSALHDSVGALLFSIGVQVRNLHEDISDNPALESRLRRLEGDVSAASRALRESLLALSESSPERALPVELAEHCRSFQARCGVPARFVQLAPVPRLDAERTGLLVAAVREGLLNVEKHAEALSVVVSLLPSEDGVQVVVADDGTGRRAEEDDEPEPGTGMGLRALAERAARVGGRVSLVRDEDDGCTLRAWVPEPCRRR from the coding sequence GTGACGGCGAGACGGCACGCCGCTGAAGAGCTCGCCGCCGAGCACAGTGCGGTGCTCGGCGGGCTTCTTCGCGAGCGCGAAGAGCTGCTCGCGACCCTCGACCGGGTCGCGGCCCTCAACGGCACCGCGCGGCTGATCCGCGAGTCGATCGGCACGCATTCCGGCTTCGTCGCCGAGCTGGCCGGGCCCGAACAGGCGGTGATCCGCTGGATGTCGGGCACCCGCACCGACGCCCTGCAGGATCTCGCCGTGCCGATCGGCCAGGGCATCGGCGGGCGGGTGCTCGCGCTGGGCAGGCCCGTGCGGGTCAACGACTACGTGAGCTCGCCGAGTATCACCCACCAGTTCGACGCGCAGGTCCGCGGCGAGGGGCTCGCCGCGATGATCGCCGTCCCGATCGTCAGCGGGACCGAGACCGTCGCCATCGCGTACGCCGCCATGCGCGAACGCCGGGACTTCGGCGACGACGCGGTCCAGTCCCTCGAGGACATCGCCACCGAGGCCGGCCGGGCGCTGAAACTGGCGTCGGTCGCCGAGGCCGACCGTGAGACCGCGCTGTCCGCCGAGCGGCTCCGCATGCAGAGCGCGCTGCACGATTCGGTCGGCGCGCTGCTGTTCTCCATCGGCGTCCAGGTGCGGAACCTGCACGAGGACATCAGCGACAACCCGGCGCTCGAATCGCGGCTGCGGCGGCTGGAGGGCGACGTGTCGGCCGCGTCGAGGGCGCTGCGCGAGTCGCTGCTCGCGCTGTCGGAGTCGAGTCCGGAACGCGCGCTGCCGGTGGAACTGGCCGAACACTGCCGTTCGTTCCAGGCGCGCTGCGGTGTCCCGGCGCGGTTCGTGCAGCTCGCCCCGGTTCCGCGGCTGGACGCCGAGCGCACCGGCCTGCTGGTCGCGGCCGTCCGGGAAGGCCTGCTCAACGTGGAGAAACACGCCGAAGCGCTGTCCGTCGTGGTCAGTCTCCTGCCCAGCGAGGACGGCGTGCAGGTGGTCGTCGCCGACGACGGCACCGGACGTCGCGCCGAAGAGGACGACGAGCCCGAACCCGGCACCGGCATGGGGCTGCGCGCGCTGGCCGAACGCGCCGCGCGGGTCGGCGGCCGGGTCAGCCTGGTCCGGGACGAAGACGACGGTTGCACGCTGCGCGCCTGGGTGCCGGAACCGTGCCGTCGCCGGTGA
- a CDS encoding response regulator, which produces MPSPVTVLVVDDHPVVRDGVSLLLRYDPAMTVVGSAETGRSAIRRAGELKPVLILLDLRLPDMLAPEVIAELRRVHPAGRIVVFTAHGDHQGVRAALDSGAHGCLLKDVAGTDLVAALRQVLKGERVVDPRIFPDDGQRSDALARSGLTRREYEVLRLAAQGQTNPEIAESTGLARNTVKTYLQSALHKLGARNRVEAIGKASEAGLL; this is translated from the coding sequence GTGCCGTCGCCGGTGACGGTCCTCGTCGTGGACGACCATCCGGTGGTCCGCGACGGGGTGAGCCTGCTGCTGCGCTACGACCCGGCGATGACCGTGGTCGGCTCGGCCGAGACCGGCCGGTCCGCGATCCGGCGGGCGGGTGAGCTGAAACCGGTGCTGATCCTGCTGGACCTGCGGCTGCCGGACATGCTCGCGCCCGAGGTCATCGCCGAACTCCGGCGTGTGCACCCGGCCGGGCGGATCGTGGTGTTCACCGCGCACGGCGACCATCAGGGCGTGCGGGCCGCGCTGGACTCCGGGGCGCACGGCTGCCTGCTCAAGGACGTCGCCGGGACGGATCTGGTGGCGGCGTTGCGGCAGGTGCTCAAGGGTGAGCGCGTCGTCGATCCGCGGATCTTCCCCGACGACGGCCAGCGGTCCGACGCGCTGGCCCGCAGCGGGCTGACGCGGCGCGAGTACGAGGTCCTGCGACTCGCGGCGCAGGGGCAGACGAATCCGGAGATCGCGGAATCGACCGGGCTGGCGCGGAACACCGTCAAGACCTATCTGCAGTCCGCGCTGCACAAACTCGGCGCCCGGAACCGCGTCGAGGCCATCGGCAAGGCCTCCGAAGCCGGCCTCCTCTGA
- a CDS encoding ABC transporter ATP-binding protein — protein sequence MLSVRDLQVRYGRSVAALHGVDLDVSPDGVLAVLGSNGAGKSTLLRTVSGTLRMHRGSVSAGEVRYDGKPLTKLDPARIVGLGVVGVPEGRQVFARMTVEENLRAGGIGARSPEQRAAARKRVDELFPVLSERAKQRAGLLSGGEQQMLAIGRALMSGPRLLLLDEPSLGLAPKIVERIGDIIREIHEQGTAVVLVEQNAVMALRVADHAIVLEVGRVALAGTTAELVASEEVQRLYLGGHAESQATAEAEAADARKHLAGRSLSRWAG from the coding sequence TTGCTCAGTGTTCGTGATCTCCAGGTGCGGTACGGCCGGTCGGTGGCCGCGCTGCACGGGGTCGACCTCGACGTTTCACCTGATGGCGTGCTGGCCGTCCTCGGCAGCAACGGGGCCGGGAAGTCGACCCTGCTGCGCACCGTCTCCGGCACGCTGCGGATGCACCGCGGCTCGGTTTCCGCCGGCGAGGTGCGCTACGACGGCAAACCACTGACCAAATTGGACCCGGCCCGCATCGTCGGTCTCGGCGTCGTCGGCGTCCCCGAAGGCCGCCAGGTCTTCGCGCGGATGACGGTCGAGGAGAACCTGCGCGCCGGCGGGATCGGCGCCCGCTCCCCCGAGCAGCGCGCCGCCGCCCGCAAACGCGTCGACGAGCTCTTCCCGGTCCTGTCCGAACGCGCCAAACAGCGCGCGGGCCTGCTTTCCGGCGGCGAGCAGCAGATGCTCGCGATCGGCCGGGCGCTGATGTCCGGCCCCCGGCTCCTGCTGCTCGACGAACCTTCGCTCGGTCTCGCACCGAAGATCGTCGAGCGGATCGGCGACATCATCCGCGAGATCCACGAACAGGGCACCGCCGTGGTGCTGGTCGAGCAGAACGCCGTGATGGCGTTGCGCGTCGCCGACCACGCGATCGTCCTGGAGGTCGGCCGGGTCGCGCTGGCCGGGACGACGGCCGAGCTCGTGGCGAGCGAGGAGGTCCAGCGGCTCTACCTGGGCGGTCACGCCGAATCGCAGGCCACCGCCGAAGCCGAGGCCGCCGACGCCCGGAAGCACCTCGCGGGCCGGAGCCTGTCGAGGTGGGCCGGATGA